The following proteins are co-located in the Actinomycetota bacterium genome:
- a CDS encoding 5-formyltetrahydrofolate cyclo-ligase, which produces MISKASLRKQILASRDRLPEDNRLSISAVIADKFLSTDFYKDSRVIWAYWPFGSEINTAPIVHRALSENKKVILPKVEKQKLLLYEIDDPQVQLVPGTYGIMEPVIKGCHPARIKDIDLIMVPGIVFDRKCNRLGYGGGYYDRMLPSLDKAVKIALCFGLQLIDFIPVEKHDIKVDIIITEFEVINCNYKKT; this is translated from the coding sequence TTGATTAGCAAGGCAAGCCTAAGAAAACAAATACTAGCCAGCAGGGACCGCCTGCCTGAAGATAACAGGCTCAGCATAAGCGCGGTGATCGCAGATAAGTTTTTGTCTACCGATTTTTACAAGGATTCCAGGGTTATCTGGGCTTATTGGCCTTTTGGAAGCGAAATAAATACAGCTCCCATTGTCCATAGGGCCCTGTCCGAAAACAAAAAAGTGATACTTCCCAAGGTAGAAAAACAGAAGCTGCTGCTGTATGAGATAGATGATCCCCAGGTACAGCTTGTGCCAGGAACATATGGTATAATGGAGCCGGTAATTAAGGGATGCCATCCAGCCAGGATAAAAGATATAGATTTAATAATGGTCCCCGGAATAGTATTTGACCGGAAGTGCAACCGGCTGGGTTATGGCGGAGGCTATTATGACAGAATGCTGCCGTCCCTGGATAAAGCTGTAAAAATAGCCCTTTGTTTTGGCCTGCAGCTAATAGATTTTATACCAGTAGAAAAACATGATATTAAAGTTGATATTATAATAACAGAGTTTGAGGTTATAAATTGCAACTACAAAAAGACATAG